Proteins encoded within one genomic window of Microbacterium soli:
- the galE gene encoding UDP-glucose 4-epimerase GalE → MRVLLTGGAGYIGSHVALVLLERGDDVVVLDDLSNSSAESLHRVERLAGRQVRLVEADLADRAATDAALSGVDFDAVIHLAGLKAVGESVSQPSRYYRTNLTSALNLLDIMREKDVRRLVFSSSATVYGTPDAGIDRLDETQPTGRGVTNPYGWTKVMIEQIITDVQHAWPELEAVLLRYFNPVGAHPSGLIGEDPSGIPNNLMPFVAQVAVGRREKLAVFGDGYPTHDGTGVRDYIHVMDLAEGHVAALEHLRAGVAAYNLGSGEGHSVLDVVKAYAQASGRDIPYEIVGPRAGDLATLIADPAKANEELGWRTTRSLADACRDSWSWQSQNPDGFAGA, encoded by the coding sequence GTGCGCGTACTTCTCACCGGCGGCGCCGGATACATCGGGTCCCATGTCGCTCTCGTGCTGCTCGAGCGCGGTGATGACGTCGTCGTCCTCGACGACCTCTCCAACAGCAGCGCGGAGTCGCTGCACCGCGTGGAGCGGCTCGCCGGCAGGCAGGTGCGGCTGGTCGAGGCCGATCTCGCCGACCGGGCGGCGACGGATGCCGCACTGTCGGGCGTGGACTTCGACGCGGTCATCCACCTCGCGGGGCTCAAGGCCGTCGGCGAGTCCGTGTCGCAGCCGTCGCGGTACTACCGCACGAACCTCACCTCCGCGCTGAACCTGCTCGACATCATGCGGGAGAAGGACGTGCGCAGGCTGGTGTTCAGCTCGTCCGCGACGGTGTACGGCACCCCGGATGCCGGGATCGATCGCCTCGACGAGACGCAGCCGACCGGCCGCGGGGTGACCAACCCGTACGGCTGGACGAAGGTGATGATCGAGCAGATCATCACCGATGTGCAGCACGCCTGGCCCGAGCTGGAGGCCGTGCTGCTGCGCTATTTCAACCCGGTGGGCGCGCATCCGTCCGGCCTGATCGGAGAGGACCCCTCCGGCATCCCGAACAACCTCATGCCGTTCGTCGCACAGGTGGCCGTCGGCCGCCGCGAGAAGCTGGCGGTGTTCGGCGACGGGTACCCGACGCACGACGGCACGGGCGTGCGCGACTACATCCATGTGATGGATCTGGCCGAGGGCCATGTCGCCGCGCTGGAGCACCTGCGCGCGGGCGTCGCGGCGTACAACCTCGGCTCCGGCGAGGGGCACAGCGTGCTGGATGTCGTGAAGGCGTACGCGCAGGCCAGCGGCAGGGACATCCCGTACGAGATCGTCGGCCCGCGCGCGGGCGACCTGGCGACCCTGATCGCCGATCCGGCGAAGGCCAATGAGGAGCTGGGCTGGCGCACCACCCGCTCGCTGGCGGACGCCTGCCGGGACTCCTGGTCATGGCAGTCGCAGAACCCGGACGGCTTCGCCGGGGCGTGA
- a CDS encoding helix-turn-helix domain-containing protein has translation MTRSSVASLLAAHLGLPTHVAGLVATRSFRSITVTYHRVRDTTWRWAPAATGAHSTAVLFSADGAEPRAPTGDADHPAAPVGLFLSPSSERTLPWRPRSEVLGVWVPESLLQDFTEGITPDAVDLAPTPLTIGFRTFAQAVVRHGDEGSSMSQYAIERLLAEMTFGALVEQQSVETGQRPSSLLERARSIMLMRREDPNFSTPQLAAELHISQRQLQRAFARAGIRPGDMLRRMRVELAESMLRNPLYSGLTVDEVAHYAGFTSALQLRRALQVEGVPSPTALRRSETPSR, from the coding sequence ATGACTCGCTCGAGCGTCGCCTCCCTGCTGGCCGCACATCTCGGCCTGCCCACGCATGTCGCAGGACTCGTCGCCACGCGCTCCTTCCGCTCGATCACCGTCACCTACCACCGGGTGCGGGACACGACATGGCGCTGGGCGCCCGCCGCGACCGGCGCCCACAGCACCGCCGTGCTGTTCTCCGCGGACGGCGCCGAGCCCCGCGCCCCGACCGGGGACGCCGACCACCCGGCGGCGCCAGTGGGACTGTTCCTCTCCCCCTCCTCCGAGCGAACGCTGCCCTGGCGGCCCCGCTCCGAGGTGCTCGGGGTGTGGGTACCCGAATCGCTGCTGCAGGACTTCACCGAGGGCATCACCCCCGACGCCGTCGACCTGGCCCCCACCCCGCTGACGATCGGGTTCCGCACGTTCGCGCAGGCGGTCGTGCGGCACGGCGACGAGGGATCCTCGATGTCGCAGTACGCGATCGAACGGCTGTTGGCCGAGATGACCTTCGGCGCGCTGGTGGAGCAGCAGTCCGTGGAGACCGGGCAGCGCCCCAGTTCGCTGCTGGAGCGGGCCAGGTCCATCATGCTGATGCGTCGGGAGGATCCGAACTTCTCCACCCCTCAGCTCGCCGCGGAACTGCACATCTCGCAGCGCCAGCTGCAGCGCGCGTTCGCCCGAGCCGGCATCCGGCCGGGCGACATGCTCCGGCGGATGCGGGTCGAACTGGCGGAGTCGATGCTGCGGAACCCGCTCTACTCGGGGCTCACTGTGGATGAGGTGGCCCACTACGCCGGATTCACCTCGGCCCTGCAGCTGCGCCGCGCCCTGCAGGTCGAGGGCGTCCCCTCGCCCACCGCGCTGCGCCGCTCCGAGACCCCCTCCCGCTGA
- a CDS encoding polysaccharide biosynthesis tyrosine autokinase yields the protein MELRDYLLIFRAHWLGMLAVIVAGVVLAFGWTLTQPKLYSADATAILQADTGSDDLGMQSLGNNIARQKVKTYVELGGSRSVATRVIDELSLKESADALVSSIDVTNPLDTTSLRVTAKASTPEDARDIAEAWVRGMAAEVNDIESGDAAEQGAVFLRPIDSARLPSSPSSPNTKLAIAVGALGGLALAVGYGLLRYTLDRRIRGVEAVERETGVAVVGTVPEEKSFTADDRLIPFDGGNSVGSAKAHLFAIAEAMRELRTNIQFMDVDNPPRVMVISSPLPGDGKSTTASNLAITLASSGQKVVLIDGDLRRPVIDTIFGLPKGAGLSDVLAGRAELVDVAHRVGGNGRLLVIGAGKIPPNPSEVLGSVRMRELLEAIAREAIVIIDAPPLIPVTDAAVLAHSTDGAIVVSTVGKTTFEVLGKALGNLERADARALGIVLNRVPRRGSGAAYYGYQYHGDYYRTEKKEDVAEDAVGIFGQASVVVDGDDGNSPRRRSTHR from the coding sequence ATGGAGTTGAGGGACTACCTGCTGATCTTCCGTGCGCACTGGCTGGGCATGCTCGCCGTCATCGTCGCCGGCGTGGTGCTCGCGTTCGGGTGGACGCTCACGCAGCCCAAGCTCTACTCCGCCGATGCGACGGCGATCCTGCAGGCCGACACCGGGTCGGATGATCTGGGTATGCAGTCCCTCGGCAACAACATCGCCAGACAGAAGGTGAAGACCTACGTCGAGCTCGGCGGCTCCCGAAGCGTGGCCACCCGTGTCATCGACGAGCTGTCCCTCAAGGAGTCGGCCGACGCCCTGGTCTCGTCGATCGATGTCACCAACCCGCTGGACACCACCTCGCTGCGCGTGACGGCGAAGGCGTCGACGCCGGAGGACGCCCGTGACATCGCGGAAGCCTGGGTGCGCGGAATGGCGGCCGAGGTCAACGACATCGAGTCGGGCGATGCGGCCGAGCAGGGTGCGGTGTTCCTCCGTCCCATCGATTCGGCGCGCCTGCCCAGCAGCCCGTCCTCGCCGAACACAAAGCTCGCGATCGCCGTCGGGGCCCTGGGCGGGCTCGCTCTCGCGGTCGGATACGGACTGCTGCGCTACACGCTCGACCGGCGCATCCGCGGCGTGGAGGCCGTGGAGCGCGAGACGGGCGTCGCCGTGGTCGGGACCGTCCCGGAGGAGAAGTCCTTCACGGCGGACGACCGGCTGATCCCGTTCGACGGCGGCAATTCCGTCGGCAGCGCCAAGGCGCACCTCTTCGCGATCGCCGAGGCGATGCGGGAGCTGCGCACCAACATCCAGTTCATGGACGTCGACAACCCGCCGCGCGTCATGGTCATCTCCAGTCCCCTGCCCGGGGACGGCAAGTCGACGACGGCCTCGAACCTCGCCATCACGCTGGCCTCCAGCGGCCAGAAGGTCGTGCTCATCGATGGCGACCTGCGCCGCCCGGTGATCGACACGATCTTCGGACTGCCCAAGGGGGCCGGCCTCTCCGATGTGCTCGCCGGGCGGGCTGAGCTGGTCGACGTCGCCCATCGTGTCGGCGGGAACGGCCGTCTGCTGGTGATCGGTGCGGGGAAGATCCCGCCGAACCCCAGCGAGGTCCTGGGCTCGGTGCGGATGCGGGAGCTGCTCGAGGCCATCGCGCGCGAGGCCATCGTGATCATCGACGCGCCCCCGCTCATCCCCGTCACGGATGCCGCCGTCCTCGCGCACAGCACCGACGGCGCGATCGTCGTCTCCACGGTCGGCAAGACGACCTTCGAGGTGCTCGGCAAGGCGCTCGGCAACCTCGAACGCGCGGATGCGCGCGCACTGGGCATCGTGCTCAACCGTGTGCCGCGTCGCGGCAGTGGCGCCGCATACTACGGCTACCAGTATCACGGCGACTACTACCGGACCGAGAAGAAGGAGGACGTCGCCGAGGACGCCGTCGGGATCTTCGGACAGGCGTCCGTCGTCGTCGATGGCGATGACGGGAATTCGCCGCGCCGTCGAAGCACGCACCGATGA
- the lepB gene encoding signal peptidase I, giving the protein MTPHETTAAAPRPLWRRITGSTWFHLIAAFVVVGALLSFVAKPYSVPSGSMEQTLEPGDRVLVNRLAYVGSAPTTGDIVVFDADETWGPDGSADDGPLKSVLRWVGEVTGFGPSGPHTLIKRVIAGPGQTVSCCDAEGRMLVDGVPLDEPYIFEDFPFTAGSLDCTTAPVSLRCLPEVTVPAGSYLMLGDHRAASADGAMSCRSPGTDPASCWRWALRDQIVGKAAVILWPVDRWTGL; this is encoded by the coding sequence GTGACCCCGCACGAGACCACCGCAGCCGCCCCGCGTCCGTTGTGGCGGCGGATCACCGGCAGCACGTGGTTCCACCTGATCGCCGCGTTCGTCGTCGTCGGCGCGCTGCTGTCGTTCGTCGCCAAGCCGTACTCCGTCCCCTCCGGTTCCATGGAGCAGACGCTGGAGCCCGGCGACCGGGTTCTGGTGAACCGCCTGGCGTACGTCGGGTCCGCGCCGACCACCGGGGACATCGTCGTCTTCGACGCGGATGAGACCTGGGGCCCGGACGGCTCTGCCGACGACGGCCCGCTGAAGTCGGTCCTGCGCTGGGTGGGGGAGGTCACCGGCTTCGGTCCGTCGGGGCCGCACACCCTCATCAAGCGCGTGATCGCCGGCCCCGGGCAGACCGTGTCCTGCTGCGACGCCGAGGGGCGGATGCTCGTGGACGGCGTGCCGCTGGACGAGCCGTACATCTTCGAGGACTTCCCGTTCACCGCAGGTTCACTGGACTGCACCACCGCGCCCGTCTCACTGCGCTGCCTGCCGGAGGTGACGGTGCCGGCGGGCTCGTACCTGATGCTGGGAGACCACCGCGCGGCATCCGCCGACGGGGCGATGTCCTGCCGCTCCCCGGGCACGGATCCGGCGTCGTGCTGGCGCTGGGCGCTGCGCGACCAGATCGTCGGGAAGGCGGCCGTGATCCTCTGGCCCGTCGATCGCTGGACGGGACTGTGA
- a CDS encoding sugar transferase, translating into MAVSEPWGVQLGAISPSRLIDAQHSASTKQADWQSAYRRRLAVTDLIVVVVAVFGAQLLRFGEDSASLFIPGVSGANFTIAYTAVSVIFSVAWLLALHGYGTRDAKTIGTGTQEYRKLADASIRVFGVLTIAAFLLHIEVARAYLLLALPAGLCLLIAGRWLWRGWLSQQRSQGRFLTRVVLVGEHGKSVHVAREVQRDHAAGFQVVGAVTERGSGQLLPGIPVIGDLDELLPSIEAVEADAVVYSGSDQISPPRLREFGWELQSRSIDLIVAAALTDIAGPRIHARPVAGLSLIHVDYPEFTGIRYATKRAFDVIASALALIVLSPVLAAVALVVRGDGGPALFLQERVGLDGRRFRLVKFRSMVENAEDLLDDLLPFSDGNGRLFKMHDDPRVTRVGAFLRRHSLDELPQLWNVLRGDMSLVGPRPPLLREVQNYEQWDQRRLLVKPGITGLWQVSGRSDLSWEDSVRLDLYYVENWSLTGDLVILWRTVRALLHGHGAY; encoded by the coding sequence GTGGCCGTTTCCGAGCCATGGGGGGTGCAGCTGGGGGCGATCTCGCCCAGCCGGCTCATCGACGCGCAGCACAGTGCTTCCACGAAGCAGGCGGACTGGCAGTCGGCGTATCGGCGCCGACTCGCGGTGACCGATCTGATCGTCGTCGTGGTGGCCGTCTTCGGGGCGCAGCTGCTGCGCTTCGGAGAGGACTCCGCGAGCCTGTTCATTCCGGGCGTCAGCGGCGCGAACTTCACGATCGCGTACACGGCGGTGTCGGTGATCTTCTCCGTCGCCTGGCTGCTCGCCCTGCACGGGTACGGGACACGCGACGCGAAGACGATCGGCACGGGGACGCAGGAGTACCGGAAGCTCGCCGATGCCAGCATCCGCGTCTTCGGCGTCCTGACCATCGCCGCCTTCCTGCTGCACATCGAGGTGGCACGCGCCTACCTGCTGCTGGCACTGCCGGCCGGTCTCTGCCTGCTCATCGCCGGCCGCTGGCTGTGGCGGGGCTGGCTCAGCCAGCAGCGCTCGCAGGGCCGCTTCCTCACACGCGTCGTGCTGGTGGGCGAGCACGGCAAGTCCGTGCACGTGGCCCGGGAGGTACAACGCGACCACGCCGCGGGATTCCAGGTCGTCGGCGCCGTCACCGAGCGCGGCAGCGGGCAGCTGCTGCCCGGCATCCCTGTCATCGGCGACCTGGACGAGCTCCTGCCGTCCATCGAGGCCGTCGAAGCGGATGCCGTCGTCTACAGCGGCTCCGACCAGATCAGCCCGCCGCGTCTGCGTGAGTTCGGGTGGGAGCTGCAGTCCCGGAGCATCGACCTGATCGTCGCCGCCGCGCTCACCGACATCGCCGGCCCGCGCATCCACGCGCGTCCCGTCGCGGGCCTGTCGCTGATCCACGTCGACTACCCCGAGTTCACCGGCATCCGATATGCGACCAAGCGCGCCTTCGACGTCATCGCCTCGGCACTGGCTCTGATCGTGCTGTCCCCGGTGCTCGCGGCCGTCGCCCTCGTCGTCCGCGGCGATGGCGGCCCGGCGCTCTTCCTGCAGGAGCGGGTCGGTCTGGACGGGCGCCGTTTCCGGCTCGTGAAGTTCCGCTCGATGGTCGAGAATGCCGAAGATCTGCTCGACGATCTGCTGCCCTTCTCCGACGGCAACGGGCGGTTGTTCAAGATGCACGACGACCCGCGGGTGACCCGGGTCGGTGCGTTCCTGCGTCGGCACAGTCTCGACGAGCTGCCGCAGCTGTGGAACGTCCTGCGCGGGGACATGTCACTGGTCGGCCCCCGCCCGCCGCTTCTGCGCGAGGTGCAGAACTACGAGCAGTGGGATCAGCGCCGACTGCTGGTCAAGCCCGGCATCACGGGGCTCTGGCAGGTGAGCGGCCGCTCCGACCTGTCCTGGGAGGACAGCGTGCGGCTGGACCTCTACTACGTGGAGAACTGGTCGCTCACGGGCGACCTGGTCATCCTGTGGCGCACGGTGCGCGCACTGCTGCACGGCCACGGCGCCTACTGA
- a CDS encoding MauE/DoxX family redox-associated membrane protein, with the protein MPTALTIAPALIVAAVLLVSGVAKLRTPDDEAGWAELGVPAALRRAWLIRLHPIAEIVLAACLLLLGGVLGVLAAAVSTVLFLVYLVMVWLARRRTPDASCACFGERTPITTRTLLRNGWLVLLSALVLVGIGAAPLWGGAVAAAFADLPVVWPWLLALAGVAVTFVLTGRSSSAAGAVEEADGGTGAAAGGGASAGVAAGDGIAVDDDGLADYIRTRTPAVPVQLGDGTTENLRTLAGREPILLLAVSETCGACEPVIEGAPRWRELLPEVSVRLLLRSSPDQSALTSAEEPQTLHDPDDYVRGSIAEWRTPTAVLLGVDGLLAGGPVTGVEAIEDFIGDVYESLHGVRPPA; encoded by the coding sequence ATGCCCACTGCCCTCACGATCGCCCCCGCCCTCATCGTGGCCGCCGTGCTGCTGGTGAGCGGGGTCGCCAAGCTGCGCACCCCCGATGACGAGGCCGGGTGGGCGGAGCTGGGGGTGCCCGCCGCGCTTCGACGCGCCTGGCTGATCCGGCTGCATCCGATCGCCGAGATCGTCCTGGCGGCGTGTCTCCTACTCCTCGGCGGGGTCCTCGGCGTCCTCGCGGCCGCCGTGTCGACCGTGCTGTTCCTCGTCTACCTCGTGATGGTCTGGCTCGCCAGACGGCGCACGCCGGATGCCTCGTGCGCGTGCTTCGGCGAACGCACGCCCATCACCACCCGTACGTTGCTGCGCAACGGCTGGCTGGTGCTGCTGTCTGCCCTCGTGCTCGTCGGCATCGGAGCGGCGCCGCTGTGGGGTGGGGCGGTCGCCGCGGCGTTCGCAGACCTGCCCGTCGTCTGGCCGTGGCTGCTGGCGCTCGCCGGTGTGGCCGTCACGTTCGTGCTGACCGGGCGGTCGTCGTCTGCAGCGGGTGCCGTGGAGGAGGCGGACGGCGGAACGGGGGCCGCCGCAGGGGGCGGCGCCTCCGCCGGGGTCGCCGCCGGTGACGGCATCGCGGTGGACGATGACGGACTGGCGGACTACATCCGCACCCGCACACCCGCCGTGCCGGTGCAGCTGGGCGACGGAACCACGGAGAACCTGCGCACTCTCGCCGGGCGGGAGCCGATCCTCCTGCTCGCCGTGTCCGAGACCTGCGGTGCGTGCGAGCCGGTCATCGAGGGAGCTCCGCGCTGGCGGGAGCTGCTGCCGGAGGTCTCGGTGCGACTGCTGCTGCGCAGCAGCCCCGACCAGAGCGCGCTGACCAGCGCCGAGGAACCGCAGACGCTGCACGATCCGGATGACTACGTGCGCGGCTCGATCGCGGAGTGGCGCACGCCGACCGCGGTCCTCCTGGGGGTGGACGGCCTCCTCGCGGGCGGCCCGGTCACCGGGGTGGAGGCCATCGAGGACTTCATCGGCGACGTGTACGAGTCGCTGCACGGCGTCCGTCCGCCCGCCTGA
- a CDS encoding glycosyltransferase family 4 protein, translating to MHLDHTTVRGGAELALVRLLSAQPDWHAEVLLPASDEDDVFAALPDDVPRLFSGVRQLTGGSSSSPLRMLGLGARLLAQAVATRRHRAVRRSDLVVANSTRAAAYGALAVRGTDRPFVVHVRDLIDRESLGGFGYRLMTELILPRADGIIANSRTTLDSALPFVRDGAVAVSIPSASGITALTAGAGSRGPLRVGMLARIDPWKGQRELLEAFATAFPTGDAQLEFAGGAPFAHEDFAASLRARADQLGIGDRVHLLGHVDDTAARIASWDIAVQYSTRPEPLGQNVLQYLAGGVATVVADEGGPIEWVDDGRNGLRVPPRSVAQLSRALRRLGDDAALRERLADAAVRTPGLMDDIAVAHAHARAYGEVLERAGQHALA from the coding sequence GTGCACCTCGACCACACCACGGTCAGAGGCGGCGCGGAGCTGGCGCTCGTGCGCCTGCTCTCGGCTCAGCCGGACTGGCATGCGGAGGTCCTCCTGCCCGCATCCGACGAGGACGACGTGTTCGCGGCGCTCCCCGACGACGTGCCGCGGCTGTTCTCCGGGGTCCGGCAGCTCACCGGCGGCAGCAGCTCCTCACCGCTGCGGATGCTCGGGCTCGGTGCGAGGCTGCTGGCGCAGGCCGTCGCCACCCGTCGGCACCGCGCCGTGCGCCGCAGCGACCTCGTCGTCGCCAACAGCACCCGTGCCGCCGCGTACGGTGCCCTCGCCGTGCGGGGGACCGACCGGCCGTTCGTCGTCCACGTCCGTGATCTGATCGACAGGGAGAGCCTGGGCGGGTTCGGGTACCGGCTCATGACCGAGCTGATCCTGCCCCGCGCGGACGGCATCATCGCCAACTCCCGGACGACGCTCGACAGCGCCTTGCCGTTCGTGCGCGACGGCGCCGTCGCCGTCAGCATCCCCAGCGCCTCCGGCATCACCGCTCTGACGGCAGGGGCCGGCTCGCGAGGGCCACTGCGTGTCGGGATGCTGGCGCGCATCGACCCGTGGAAGGGTCAGCGCGAACTGCTGGAGGCCTTCGCCACTGCCTTCCCCACCGGAGACGCGCAGCTCGAATTCGCCGGCGGCGCACCGTTCGCGCACGAGGACTTCGCGGCGTCGCTGCGGGCCCGCGCAGACCAGCTCGGGATCGGCGATCGCGTCCACCTGCTCGGGCACGTGGACGACACGGCGGCCCGCATCGCGAGCTGGGACATCGCGGTGCAGTACTCGACCAGGCCCGAGCCGCTGGGACAGAACGTGCTGCAGTACCTCGCCGGGGGAGTGGCCACGGTCGTCGCGGATGAGGGCGGCCCGATCGAGTGGGTCGACGACGGCCGCAACGGCCTGCGTGTCCCGCCGCGCAGCGTCGCACAGCTCAGCCGGGCGCTCCGCCGTCTCGGCGACGACGCGGCCCTGCGGGAACGGCTGGCGGATGCCGCCGTGCGCACCCCCGGGCTCATGGACGACATCGCCGTCGCGCATGCGCACGCCCGGGCGTACGGCGAGGTGCTGGAGCGCGCCGGACAGCACGCCCTGGCCTAA
- a CDS encoding glycosyltransferase, with product MRVLRISHSATITAWRGRERALRDAGDDVVLITARRWHAGGVWVDLDAGPEEQVRPARTFFGRHPALFLYAPAPLWRALGERWDVIDIHEEPFALSTAQVLLLRALRRNRAPVVLYTAQNIDKRYPVPFRWLERWALRTARGVSACNSEAARIAERKGFAGRARVIPLGVDPVGSDPAPRPVAPPADPTPTDPIEVGILGRIVTEKGFRPLIEALSRTPGLRLCIGGEGPDAEEVMRSAARAGVADRIRMVGPVLPDRVLDFYRAIDVLAVPSIPTARWTEQFGRVAVEAMAAGVPVVSSDAGALPDVVGGAGIVVPAGDAAALAEALVAAAGPRRDALVEAGLRRAQECSWESVAARYRALYASALAPAAPAAALAAPAAPAAALAPSAEPPRNSRPTTQMAANSMVARHSAGGSGQDAERPGQDAEGPGRDAEGPGQGLEIIVVAFGAVGMLRRALAPVAGLPVTVMDNSSLPEIAELCAQLGIRYRDSGGNIGFGSAVNLALQDRLVPGGDVLLLNPDAEIDADSISRLQAALRAAPDLASVGPAQVDDAGRAARVVWPFPAPHRSWLEAVGLARLIHGPRFVIGSALLLRAEALDQVGGFDERFFLYAEETDWAYRAHRLGWRHVEIPEVRAVHAAGGTSTDPRRREAHFYASQERYYRKHFGACGWQSARLAGWLGSIVRAVVLAGDRRAAARRRATLYRLGPVRVERRFREAG from the coding sequence GTGCGTGTACTCCGCATCTCGCACAGCGCCACGATCACCGCGTGGCGCGGCCGGGAGCGCGCCCTCAGGGATGCCGGGGACGACGTCGTGCTCATCACCGCCCGACGCTGGCACGCCGGCGGCGTGTGGGTGGATCTGGATGCCGGGCCCGAGGAGCAGGTGCGCCCGGCCCGCACGTTCTTCGGCAGGCATCCCGCGCTGTTCCTCTACGCCCCGGCGCCGCTGTGGCGGGCGCTCGGCGAGCGCTGGGACGTCATCGACATCCATGAGGAGCCCTTCGCGCTTAGCACGGCGCAGGTGCTGCTGCTGCGCGCGCTGCGCCGCAACCGGGCACCGGTCGTGCTGTACACCGCGCAGAACATCGACAAGCGCTATCCGGTGCCGTTCCGATGGCTCGAGCGCTGGGCGCTGCGGACCGCGCGCGGGGTCTCCGCCTGCAACAGCGAGGCCGCCCGCATCGCCGAGCGCAAGGGGTTCGCCGGGCGGGCGCGGGTGATCCCGCTGGGGGTGGACCCGGTCGGCTCGGACCCCGCACCCCGCCCGGTGGCGCCCCCGGCGGATCCCACGCCCACTGATCCGATCGAGGTCGGCATCCTGGGCCGCATCGTGACGGAGAAGGGCTTCCGGCCGCTGATCGAGGCGCTCAGCCGCACCCCGGGGCTCCGCCTGTGCATCGGCGGTGAGGGTCCGGACGCCGAGGAGGTGATGCGGTCTGCCGCTCGGGCCGGGGTCGCCGACCGGATCCGGATGGTGGGGCCGGTCCTGCCCGATCGGGTCCTCGACTTCTACCGGGCGATCGATGTGCTCGCCGTCCCCTCGATCCCCACCGCCCGCTGGACCGAGCAGTTCGGCCGCGTGGCCGTGGAGGCGATGGCGGCGGGGGTGCCCGTCGTCTCCAGCGACGCCGGCGCCCTGCCGGATGTCGTGGGCGGGGCGGGGATCGTCGTTCCTGCCGGTGATGCCGCCGCCCTCGCCGAGGCGCTCGTGGCCGCCGCCGGCCCGCGGCGCGACGCTCTCGTCGAGGCGGGCCTGCGGCGTGCGCAGGAGTGCTCGTGGGAGTCGGTCGCCGCGCGGTACCGCGCGCTCTACGCATCCGCCCTCGCGCCCGCCGCACCCGCCGCCGCCCTCGCCGCACCCGCCGCACCCGCCGCCGCCCTCGCACCTTCCGCCGAGCCACCACGCAATTCCCGACCCACCACGCAGATGGCAGCAAATTCGATGGTGGCTCGACACTCGGCTGGTGGCTCGGGGCAGGATGCTGAGAGGCCGGGGCAGGACGCCGAGGGGCCGGGACGGGATGCCGAGGGGCCGGGACAGGGCCTGGAGATCATCGTCGTGGCGTTCGGGGCGGTGGGGATGCTGCGGCGGGCGCTCGCCCCCGTGGCCGGGCTGCCCGTGACGGTGATGGACAATTCCTCGCTGCCCGAGATCGCGGAGCTGTGCGCGCAGCTCGGCATCCGCTACCGCGACTCCGGCGGGAACATCGGGTTCGGCTCTGCGGTGAACCTCGCCCTCCAGGACCGTCTGGTGCCCGGCGGCGACGTGCTGCTGCTGAACCCGGATGCCGAGATCGATGCGGACTCGATCTCCCGCCTCCAGGCGGCGTTGCGCGCTGCGCCCGACCTCGCCAGCGTCGGCCCCGCTCAGGTCGACGATGCGGGACGCGCCGCGCGGGTGGTCTGGCCGTTCCCCGCCCCGCATCGCAGCTGGCTGGAGGCCGTCGGCCTGGCCCGTCTCATCCATGGCCCGCGGTTCGTGATCGGTTCGGCGCTGCTGCTGCGCGCCGAGGCGCTCGATCAGGTCGGCGGCTTCGACGAGCGGTTCTTCCTGTACGCCGAGGAGACCGACTGGGCGTATCGGGCCCACCGGCTGGGCTGGCGGCACGTCGAGATTCCCGAGGTGCGCGCGGTGCACGCGGCGGGCGGCACGAGCACCGACCCGAGACGCCGGGAGGCGCACTTCTACGCGTCCCAGGAGCGCTACTACCGCAAGCACTTCGGAGCATGCGGATGGCAGAGCGCACGGCTCGCGGGCTGGCTGGGCTCCATCGTGCGGGCCGTCGTGCTCGCCGGCGACCGCCGGGCCGCGGCCAGACGACGCGCGACCCTGTACCGGCTCGGCCCGGTGCGCGTCGAGCGCCGCTTCCGGGAGGCCGGCTGA